The following proteins are encoded in a genomic region of Opisthocomus hoazin isolate bOpiHoa1 chromosome 4, bOpiHoa1.hap1, whole genome shotgun sequence:
- the BCL6 gene encoding B-cell lymphoma 6 protein, translating into MASPADSCIQFTRHASDVLLNLNRLRSRDILTDVVIIVNREQFRAHKTVLMACSGLFYSIFTDQLKCNLNVINLDPEINPEGFCILLDFMYTSRLNLRENNIMAVMATALYLQMEHVVDTCRRFVKSSEAEMVSAVKTPREEFLAGRMLSHPEVMAYRSRDVSENGMPLQNGSLCNGRAFAPGLINSLSGSPISYHGYSPLPLNSFLVDDELREMRMPLSELSRAGAFPKERILPCDSSRTMPTEYMRTITDISANMCHATIYAPKEGAAEEARSDMHYSVASGPKPVVPSIRNNPYFSCDKVAKEEERTSSEDEISQHFEPTNTPLDRKGLISPQSPQKSDCQPNSPTESSSSKNARISQSSSSLFTKSPTDPKACNWKKYKFIVLNSLNQSTKQDSADQNEMGTLSPRTYMPMSTCQQSMEPEHLNVQSPTKMSANGEDSTIPQASRLNNIVNRSRDGSPRSSEGQSPLYMHSSKCSSCGCQSPQHAEMCLHTPGSNFGEEMGETQSEYSDSSCENGAFFCNECDCRFSEEASLKRHSLQVHSDKPYKCDRCQASFRYKGNLASHKTVHTGEKPYRCNICGAQFNRPANLKTHTRIHSGEKPYKCETCGARFVQVAHLRAHVLIHTGEKPYPCEICGTRFRHLQTLKSHLRIHTGEKPYHCEKCNLHFRHKSQLRLHLRQKHGAITNTKVQYRISASEVPPELPKAC; encoded by the exons ATGGCCTCGCCGGCAGACAGCTGCATCCAGTTCACCCGCCACGCAAGTGATGTCCTCCTTAATCTCAACCGCCTTAGAAGCCGGGATATCCTGACCGATGTTGTCATCATCGTGAACCGGGAGCAGTTCAGAGCCCACAAAACAGTCCTGATGGCCTGCAG TGGCCTCTTCTACAGCATCTTCACTGACCAGCTCAAGTGCAACTTGAATGTCATCAACCTGGACCCAGAAATTAATCCTGAGGGGTTTTGCATCCTCTTGGACTTCATGTATACATCCCGCCTGAACTTGAGGGAGAACAATATCATGGCCGTGATGGCCACAGCGCTGTACCTGCAGATGGAGCATGTGGTTGATACCTGCCGAAGGTTTGTCAAGTCTAG TGAGGCGGAGATGGTGTCTGCTGTGAAGACCCCAAGGGAAGAGTTTTTGGCTGGACGGATGCTGAGCCACCCAGAGGTGATGGCTTATCGGAGCAGGGATGTCTCCGAGAACGGCATGCCTCTCCAGAATGGGTCCCTCTGCAATGGAAGGGCCTTTGCCCCTGGCTTGATCAATAGTTTGTCTGGATCCCCCATTTCCTACCATGGATACAGCCCTCTCCCTCTAAATAGCTTCCTCGTGGATGATGAGTTGCGGGAGATGAGGATGCCTCTCTCCGAACTCTCGAGGGCAGGTGCCTTCCCCAAGGAGAGGATCCTGCCATGCGACAGCTCCAGGACAATGCCCACCGAGTACATGAGAACCATCACCGACATCTCGGCCAACATGTGCCACGCTACCATCTATGCTCCAAAAGAAGGTGCTGCTGAAGAAGCCAGGAGTGACATGCACTACAGCGTAGCCTCTGGACCCAAACCTGTTGTCCCTTCGATCCGGAACAATCCCTATTTCTCTTGTGACAAAGTGGCCAAAGAGGAGGAGCGGACCTCTTCAGAGGATGAGATCAGCCAGCACTTTGAGCCCACCAACACACCCCTGGACCGCAAGGGACTCATcagcccccagagcccccagAAGTCAGACTGTCAGCCCAACTCACCAACTGagtccagcagcagcaagaacGCCCGTATCAGTCAGAGCTCCAGCTCCCTCTTCACCAAGAGCCCCACAGACCCCAAAGCCTGCAACTGGAAGAAGTACAAGTTCATTGTCCTTAATTCTCTCAATCAGAGCACCAAGCAAGACAGCGCTGACCAGAACGAGATGGGAACCCTCTCTCCTCGCACCTACATGCCGATGTCCACTTGCCAGCAGTCCATGGAGCCAGAGCATCTCAACGTGCAATCACCCACCAAGATGAGTGCGAATGGAGAAGACTCTACTATCCCACAAGCGAGCAGACTGAACAATATCGTTAACAG GTCCCGGGATGGGTCCCCTCGGAGCAGCGAAGGGCAGTCCCCGCTGTACATGCACTCGTCAAAGTGCAGCTCCTGTGGCTGCCAGTCCCCACAACACGCTGAGATGTGCCTTCATACCCCTGGCTCAAACTTTGGAGAGGAGATGGGGGAAACCCAGTCTGAATACTCTGACTCCAGCTGCG AGAATGGAGCCTTCTTCTGCAATGAGTGCGACTGCCGGTTCTCCGAGGAGGCTTCTCTCAAGAGACACTCTCTGCAAGTCCATAGTGACAAGCCCTACAAGTGCGACCGCTGCCAGGCCTCCTTCCGCTACAAGGGCAACCTCGCCAGTCACAAAACCGTCCACACAG GAGAAAAGCCGTACCGCTGCAACATCTGCGGAGCGCAGTTCAACCGGCCGGCCAACCTGAAAACCCACACACGCATCCACTCCGGAGAGAAACCCTACAAGTGCGAGACCTGCGGGGCCAGATTTGTTCAG GTGGCCCACCTCCGTGCTCATGTGCTCATTCACACCGGGGAGAAGCCATACCCCTGCGAGATCTGCGGCACGCGCTTCCGGCACCTGCAGACCCTCAAAAGTCACCTTCGAATCCACACAGGAGAGAAACCCTATCAT TGTGAGAAGTGCAACCTGCATTTCCGCCACAAAAGCCAGCTGCGGCTTCACCTCCGGCAGAAGCACGGGGCCATCACCAACACCAAGGTGCAGTACCGCATCTCCGCGAGCGAGGTGCCTCCAGAGCTCCCCAAGGCCTGCTGA